The proteins below are encoded in one region of Sedimentibacter sp. zth1:
- a CDS encoding competence/damage-inducible protein A produces MNCEVLCIGTELLHGDIVNSNAAYISKSLAHIGIDVHYQSVVGDNPTRMKEAFLLAFSRADLVICTGGLGPTKDDITKEITAEFFNLPMEFDNDSLEHVKNIFKKFNREMTENNVRQAYFPKGSIILDNKNGTANACIVNAQSNGKKNICILLPGPPKEMIPLMDTEVIPYLKRFSENIVVGKKVAVINVGESKAETMIMDLIDSQTNPTIAPYAGSGRVVFRVTAKAKSEDEALGLINPVVNELLHRFGDNAFVLSSDSVEHDICKKIVNRNVTISTAESCTGGMIASKLVSYPGISKVFKEGFVTYSREAKINILGVNKSTIDKYTEVSEEVAKEMAFNVTKISNADIGIATTGIAGPTGGTDDKPVGLVYLCVYYNNQYFVTKKVYFGARDTVREQASLHALEMVRKII; encoded by the coding sequence ATGAATTGTGAAGTTTTATGTATTGGTACAGAACTTTTACATGGTGACATTGTTAACAGCAATGCTGCTTATATTTCTAAAAGTCTTGCACATATTGGTATTGACGTACATTATCAATCTGTAGTAGGTGACAACCCAACTCGTATGAAGGAAGCTTTTTTACTTGCTTTTTCAAGAGCTGATTTAGTTATTTGCACTGGGGGGTTAGGACCAACAAAGGATGATATAACAAAGGAAATTACTGCTGAATTTTTTAATTTGCCTATGGAATTTGACAACGATAGTCTTGAACATGTTAAAAATATTTTTAAAAAATTCAATAGAGAAATGACTGAAAATAATGTTAGGCAAGCATATTTTCCAAAGGGAAGTATCATATTAGATAATAAAAATGGTACTGCTAATGCTTGTATTGTAAATGCTCAATCAAATGGCAAAAAAAACATATGTATTCTTTTGCCTGGACCTCCAAAGGAAATGATACCTCTTATGGACACAGAGGTTATACCTTACCTAAAAAGATTTTCAGAAAATATAGTTGTTGGTAAAAAAGTTGCAGTTATAAACGTAGGTGAATCTAAGGCTGAAACTATGATTATGGATTTGATTGATTCTCAAACTAATCCTACTATTGCTCCTTATGCTGGCAGTGGAAGAGTAGTTTTTAGAGTTACTGCAAAGGCTAAAAGTGAAGATGAAGCTTTAGGCTTGATTAATCCTGTTGTTAATGAACTTTTACATAGATTTGGAGATAATGCTTTTGTTCTTTCGTCAGATTCTGTTGAACATGATATTTGCAAGAAAATTGTTAATAGAAATGTTACTATTTCAACTGCTGAGTCTTGTACTGGTGGAATGATTGCTTCTAAACTTGTAAGCTACCCTGGTATATCAAAAGTCTTCAAAGAGGGATTTGTTACCTACTCTAGGGAAGCTAAAATAAATATTTTAGGTGTAAATAAATCAACTATTGATAAGTATACAGAGGTTAGTGAAGAGGTAGCAAAGGAAATGGCGTTCAATGTAACTAAGATTTCTAATGCTGATATAGGTATTGCTACAACAGGTATTGCTGGTCCTACTGGCGGTACTGATGATAAGCCTGTTGGTCTTGTGTATCTTTGTGTTTATTATAATAATCAATATTTTGTTACTAAGAAAGTATATTTTGGCGCTCGTGATACTGTAAGAGAGCAAGCTTCTTTACATGCATTGGAAATGGTCAGAAAGATAATATAA
- a CDS encoding DUF308 domain-containing protein, whose product MFFKEFDNNFKPQTLKMIALITSIIGVFFVLFAKYVGNIAIRISMIVIFAVMFLNIKMTYSYSGKIKKSSDVLTMLATVIVFIWPNLLVFILGLCLLYFSSLSLAKMIKLKSYNDKLKLIISIVGIILSIVCIFNSKTILATVIKLLGAILIAVGCFCFYQYMKSTRNEENELSNVDQYKFDNAEEIKEDK is encoded by the coding sequence ATGTTTTTTAAAGAATTTGATAATAACTTTAAACCCCAAACTCTAAAAATGATAGCATTAATAACAAGTATAATTGGTGTATTTTTTGTACTGTTTGCTAAGTATGTTGGGAATATTGCTATAAGAATTTCAATGATCGTAATATTTGCCGTAATGTTTTTAAATATTAAAATGACATATAGTTACTCAGGAAAAATAAAAAAATCATCAGATGTATTAACTATGTTAGCAACAGTAATTGTATTCATATGGCCAAATCTTTTGGTTTTTATATTAGGGTTATGTTTATTGTATTTTAGCTCATTGTCATTAGCAAAAATGATAAAATTAAAATCTTATAATGATAAATTAAAATTAATTATCTCAATAGTAGGTATAATATTATCCATTGTATGTATATTCAACTCAAAAACTATTTTAGCAACAGTTATAAAGCTTCTAGGTGCAATTTTGATAGCAGTAGGTTGCTTTTGTTTTTATCAATATATGAAATCCACTAGGAATGAAGAAAATGAATTAAGTAATGTAGACCAGTATAAATTCGACAATGCAGAGGAAATAAAGGAAGATAAATAG